One region of Arvicola amphibius chromosome 3, mArvAmp1.2, whole genome shotgun sequence genomic DNA includes:
- the Brd9 gene encoding bromodomain-containing protein 9 isoform X3 yields the protein MGKKHKKHKAEWRSSYEDYTDTPLEKPLKLVLKVGGSEVTELSGSGHDSSYYDDRSDHERERHKEKKKKKKKKSEKEKHLDEEERRKRKEEKKRKREKEHCDSEGEADAFDPGKKVEVEPPPDRPVRACRTQPAENESTPIQRLLEHFLRQLQRKDPHGFFAFPVTDAIAPGYSMIIKHPMDFGTMKDKIVANEYKSVTEFKADFKLMCDNAMTYNRPDTVYYKLAKKILHAGFKMMSKAALLGSEDPAVEEPVPEVVPVQVETTKKSKKPSREVISCMFEPEGNACSLTDSTAEEHVLALVEHAADEARDRINRFLPGGKMGYLKKLGDGSLLYSVVNATEPDADEEETHPVDLSSLSSKLLPGFTTLGFKDERRSKVTFLSSASTALSMQNNSVFGDLKSDEMELLYSAYGDETGVQCALSLQEFVKDAGSYSRKMVDDLLDQITGGDHSRMIFQLKQRRSIPMRPADDVKVGDPLGDSGPVLDFMSMKPYPDVSLDVSMLSSLGKVKKELDHDESHLNLDETTRLLQDLHEAQAERGGSRPSSNLSSLSTASEREPHPPGSPSRLSVGEQPDVTHDPYEFLQSPEPAASAKN from the exons ATGGGCAAGAAGCACAAGAAGCACAAAGCGGAGTGGCGCTCGTCGTACGAAG ATTACACGGACACACCACTGGAGAAGCCTCTGAAGCTAGTGCTCAAAGTGGGAGGAAGCGAAGTGACTGAACTTTCAGGATCTGGCCACGACTCCAGCTACTATGATGATAGGTCAGACCATGAGCgggagagacacaaagaaaagaagaagaaaaagaagaagaagtcagagaaggaaaagCACCTCgatgaggaggagagaaggaagcggAAG gaagaaaaaaagcggAAGCGGGAGAAGGAGCACTGCGACTCAGAGGGGGAGGCTGATGCCTTCGACCCTGGAAAGAAGGTGGAGGTGGAGCCACCCCCGGATCGACCAGTGAGAGCCTGCCGAACTCAGCCAG CTGAGAATGAGAGCACGCCCATCCAGAGGCTTCTGGAGCACTTCCTCCGTCAGCTGCAGAG AAAAGATCCTcatggattttttgcttttcctgtcaCGGATGCAATTGCTCCTGGGTattcaatgataataaaacatccCATGGACTTTGGCACAATGAAGGACAAGATCGTAGCCAACGAATATAAATCAGTCACAGAATTTAAG gcAGATTTCAAATTAATGTGTGATAATGCGATGACCTACAATAGACCAGACACCGTGTACTACAAGTTAGCCAAGAAGATCCTGCATGCGGGCTTTAAGATGATGAGCAAA GCAGCTCTCTTGGGCAGTGAAGACCCAGCAGTTGAGGAACCTGTTCCTGAGGTTGTCCCAGTGCAAGTAGAAACCACCAAGAAATCCAAAAAGCCGAGTAGAGAAGTTATCAG CTGCATGTTTGAGCCTGAAGGGAACGCCTGCAGCCTAACAGACAGCACTGCAGAGGAGCACGTGCTAGCCCTCGTAGAGCACGCAGCTGACGAGGCTCGGGACAGAATTAACCGGTTTCTCCCAGGTGGCAAG ATGGGGTACCTGAAGAAGCTTGGAGATGGAAGTCTGCTTTACAGCGTGGTGAATGCAACTGAGCCTGACGCTGATG AGGAGGAGACACACCctgtggacctgagttcactGTCTAGCAAATTGCTCCCAGGTTTTACGACCCTGGGTTTCAAAGATGAAAGAAGAAGTAAAG ttacattcctctctagtgcaaGCACTGCGCTTTCAATGCAGAACAACTCTGTGTTTGGGGACCTGAAATCAGATGAGATGGAACTTCTGTACTCGGCATATGGAGACGAAACTGGTGTGCAGTGTGCACTGAG CCTACAGGAGTTCGTGAAGGATGCTGGGAGCTACAGCAGGAAAATGGTGGATGACCTCCTGGACCAAATCACAGGTGGAGACCACTCAAGGATGATCTTCCAGCTGAAGCAG AGGAGGAGCATCCCCATGAGACCTGCAGATGACGTGAAG GTTGGGGACCCACTAGGAGATAGTGGCCCTGTTCTGGATTTCATGTCGATGAAACCATACCCTGATGTCTCTCTGGATGTGTCCATGCTCAGCTCCCTGG GGAAAGTGAAGAAGGAGCTGGATCACGATGAGAGCCACTTGAACTTGGACGAGACAACCAGGCTCCTGCAGGACTTGCATGAAGCACAAGCAGAGCGAGGAGGCTCCCGGCCATCCTCCAATCTCAGCTCTCTGTCCACTGCCTCTGAGAGGGAGCCGCACCCTCCAG GAAGTCCTTCTCGCCTTAGTGTTGGGGAGCAGCCGGATGTTACCCATGACCCTTATGAATTccttcagtctccagaacctgCAGCTTCTGCCAAGAACTAA
- the Brd9 gene encoding bromodomain-containing protein 9 isoform X2, with amino-acid sequence MGKKHKKHKAEWRSSYEDYTDTPLEKPLKLVLKVGGSEVTELSGSGHDSSYYDDRSDHERERHKEKKKKKKKKSEKEKHLDEEERRKRKEEKKRKREKEHCDSEGEADAFDPGKKVEVEPPPDRPVRACRTQPAENESTPIQRLLEHFLRQLQRKDPHGFFAFPVTDAIAPGYSMIIKHPMDFGTMKDKIVANEYKSVTEFKADFKLMCDNAMTYNRPDTVYYKLAKKILHAGFKMMSKQAALLGSEDPAVEEPVPEVVPVQVETTKKSKKPSREVISCMFEPEGNACSLTDSTAEEHVLALVEHAADEARDRINRFLPGGKMGYLKKLGDGSLLYSVVNATEPDADEEETHPVDLSSLSSKLLPGFTTLGFKDERRSKVTFLSSASTALSMQNNSVFGDLKSDEMELLYSAYGDETGVQCALSLQEFVKDAGSYSRKMVDDLLDQITGGDHSRMIFQLKQRRSIPMRPADDVKVGDPLGDSGPVLDFMSMKPYPDVSLDVSMLSSLGKVKKELDHDESHLNLDETTRLLQDLHEAQAERGGSRPSSNLSSLSTASEREPHPPGSPSRLSVGEQPDVTHDPYEFLQSPEPAASAKN; translated from the exons ATGGGCAAGAAGCACAAGAAGCACAAAGCGGAGTGGCGCTCGTCGTACGAAG ATTACACGGACACACCACTGGAGAAGCCTCTGAAGCTAGTGCTCAAAGTGGGAGGAAGCGAAGTGACTGAACTTTCAGGATCTGGCCACGACTCCAGCTACTATGATGATAGGTCAGACCATGAGCgggagagacacaaagaaaagaagaagaaaaagaagaagaagtcagagaaggaaaagCACCTCgatgaggaggagagaaggaagcggAAG gaagaaaaaaagcggAAGCGGGAGAAGGAGCACTGCGACTCAGAGGGGGAGGCTGATGCCTTCGACCCTGGAAAGAAGGTGGAGGTGGAGCCACCCCCGGATCGACCAGTGAGAGCCTGCCGAACTCAGCCAG CTGAGAATGAGAGCACGCCCATCCAGAGGCTTCTGGAGCACTTCCTCCGTCAGCTGCAGAG AAAAGATCCTcatggattttttgcttttcctgtcaCGGATGCAATTGCTCCTGGGTattcaatgataataaaacatccCATGGACTTTGGCACAATGAAGGACAAGATCGTAGCCAACGAATATAAATCAGTCACAGAATTTAAG gcAGATTTCAAATTAATGTGTGATAATGCGATGACCTACAATAGACCAGACACCGTGTACTACAAGTTAGCCAAGAAGATCCTGCATGCGGGCTTTAAGATGATGAGCAAA CAGGCAGCTCTCTTGGGCAGTGAAGACCCAGCAGTTGAGGAACCTGTTCCTGAGGTTGTCCCAGTGCAAGTAGAAACCACCAAGAAATCCAAAAAGCCGAGTAGAGAAGTTATCAG CTGCATGTTTGAGCCTGAAGGGAACGCCTGCAGCCTAACAGACAGCACTGCAGAGGAGCACGTGCTAGCCCTCGTAGAGCACGCAGCTGACGAGGCTCGGGACAGAATTAACCGGTTTCTCCCAGGTGGCAAG ATGGGGTACCTGAAGAAGCTTGGAGATGGAAGTCTGCTTTACAGCGTGGTGAATGCAACTGAGCCTGACGCTGATG AGGAGGAGACACACCctgtggacctgagttcactGTCTAGCAAATTGCTCCCAGGTTTTACGACCCTGGGTTTCAAAGATGAAAGAAGAAGTAAAG ttacattcctctctagtgcaaGCACTGCGCTTTCAATGCAGAACAACTCTGTGTTTGGGGACCTGAAATCAGATGAGATGGAACTTCTGTACTCGGCATATGGAGACGAAACTGGTGTGCAGTGTGCACTGAG CCTACAGGAGTTCGTGAAGGATGCTGGGAGCTACAGCAGGAAAATGGTGGATGACCTCCTGGACCAAATCACAGGTGGAGACCACTCAAGGATGATCTTCCAGCTGAAGCAG AGGAGGAGCATCCCCATGAGACCTGCAGATGACGTGAAG GTTGGGGACCCACTAGGAGATAGTGGCCCTGTTCTGGATTTCATGTCGATGAAACCATACCCTGATGTCTCTCTGGATGTGTCCATGCTCAGCTCCCTGG GGAAAGTGAAGAAGGAGCTGGATCACGATGAGAGCCACTTGAACTTGGACGAGACAACCAGGCTCCTGCAGGACTTGCATGAAGCACAAGCAGAGCGAGGAGGCTCCCGGCCATCCTCCAATCTCAGCTCTCTGTCCACTGCCTCTGAGAGGGAGCCGCACCCTCCAG GAAGTCCTTCTCGCCTTAGTGTTGGGGAGCAGCCGGATGTTACCCATGACCCTTATGAATTccttcagtctccagaacctgCAGCTTCTGCCAAGAACTAA
- the Brd9 gene encoding bromodomain-containing protein 9 isoform X1, which yields MGKKHKKHKAEWRSSYEDYTDTPLEKPLKLVLKVGGSEVTELSGSGHDSSYYDDRSDHERERHKEKKKKKKKKSEKEKHLDEEERRKRKEEKKRKREKEHCDSEGEADAFDPGKKVEVEPPPDRPVRACRTQPAENESTPIQRLLEHFLRQLQRKDPHGFFAFPVTDAIAPGYSMIIKHPMDFGTMKDKIVANEYKSVTEFKADFKLMCDNAMTYNRPDTVYYKLAKKILHAGFKMMSKERLLALKRSMSFMQDMDFSQQAALLGSEDPAVEEPVPEVVPVQVETTKKSKKPSREVISCMFEPEGNACSLTDSTAEEHVLALVEHAADEARDRINRFLPGGKMGYLKKLGDGSLLYSVVNATEPDADEEETHPVDLSSLSSKLLPGFTTLGFKDERRSKVTFLSSASTALSMQNNSVFGDLKSDEMELLYSAYGDETGVQCALSLQEFVKDAGSYSRKMVDDLLDQITGGDHSRMIFQLKQRRSIPMRPADDVKVGDPLGDSGPVLDFMSMKPYPDVSLDVSMLSSLGKVKKELDHDESHLNLDETTRLLQDLHEAQAERGGSRPSSNLSSLSTASEREPHPPGSPSRLSVGEQPDVTHDPYEFLQSPEPAASAKN from the exons ATGGGCAAGAAGCACAAGAAGCACAAAGCGGAGTGGCGCTCGTCGTACGAAG ATTACACGGACACACCACTGGAGAAGCCTCTGAAGCTAGTGCTCAAAGTGGGAGGAAGCGAAGTGACTGAACTTTCAGGATCTGGCCACGACTCCAGCTACTATGATGATAGGTCAGACCATGAGCgggagagacacaaagaaaagaagaagaaaaagaagaagaagtcagagaaggaaaagCACCTCgatgaggaggagagaaggaagcggAAG gaagaaaaaaagcggAAGCGGGAGAAGGAGCACTGCGACTCAGAGGGGGAGGCTGATGCCTTCGACCCTGGAAAGAAGGTGGAGGTGGAGCCACCCCCGGATCGACCAGTGAGAGCCTGCCGAACTCAGCCAG CTGAGAATGAGAGCACGCCCATCCAGAGGCTTCTGGAGCACTTCCTCCGTCAGCTGCAGAG AAAAGATCCTcatggattttttgcttttcctgtcaCGGATGCAATTGCTCCTGGGTattcaatgataataaaacatccCATGGACTTTGGCACAATGAAGGACAAGATCGTAGCCAACGAATATAAATCAGTCACAGAATTTAAG gcAGATTTCAAATTAATGTGTGATAATGCGATGACCTACAATAGACCAGACACCGTGTACTACAAGTTAGCCAAGAAGATCCTGCATGCGGGCTTTAAGATGATGAGCAAA GAGCGGCTGTTAGCTTTGAAGCGCAGCATGTCGTTTATGCAGGACATGGATTTCTCTCAGCAGGCAGCTCTCTTGGGCAGTGAAGACCCAGCAGTTGAGGAACCTGTTCCTGAGGTTGTCCCAGTGCAAGTAGAAACCACCAAGAAATCCAAAAAGCCGAGTAGAGAAGTTATCAG CTGCATGTTTGAGCCTGAAGGGAACGCCTGCAGCCTAACAGACAGCACTGCAGAGGAGCACGTGCTAGCCCTCGTAGAGCACGCAGCTGACGAGGCTCGGGACAGAATTAACCGGTTTCTCCCAGGTGGCAAG ATGGGGTACCTGAAGAAGCTTGGAGATGGAAGTCTGCTTTACAGCGTGGTGAATGCAACTGAGCCTGACGCTGATG AGGAGGAGACACACCctgtggacctgagttcactGTCTAGCAAATTGCTCCCAGGTTTTACGACCCTGGGTTTCAAAGATGAAAGAAGAAGTAAAG ttacattcctctctagtgcaaGCACTGCGCTTTCAATGCAGAACAACTCTGTGTTTGGGGACCTGAAATCAGATGAGATGGAACTTCTGTACTCGGCATATGGAGACGAAACTGGTGTGCAGTGTGCACTGAG CCTACAGGAGTTCGTGAAGGATGCTGGGAGCTACAGCAGGAAAATGGTGGATGACCTCCTGGACCAAATCACAGGTGGAGACCACTCAAGGATGATCTTCCAGCTGAAGCAG AGGAGGAGCATCCCCATGAGACCTGCAGATGACGTGAAG GTTGGGGACCCACTAGGAGATAGTGGCCCTGTTCTGGATTTCATGTCGATGAAACCATACCCTGATGTCTCTCTGGATGTGTCCATGCTCAGCTCCCTGG GGAAAGTGAAGAAGGAGCTGGATCACGATGAGAGCCACTTGAACTTGGACGAGACAACCAGGCTCCTGCAGGACTTGCATGAAGCACAAGCAGAGCGAGGAGGCTCCCGGCCATCCTCCAATCTCAGCTCTCTGTCCACTGCCTCTGAGAGGGAGCCGCACCCTCCAG GAAGTCCTTCTCGCCTTAGTGTTGGGGAGCAGCCGGATGTTACCCATGACCCTTATGAATTccttcagtctccagaacctgCAGCTTCTGCCAAGAACTAA